In Aliamphritea ceti, a single window of DNA contains:
- a CDS encoding NAD-dependent epimerase/dehydratase family protein, producing MSRYDDVKAQLKQDPKIWLITGVAGFIGSNLLEALLKLEQTVIGLDNFSTGHQRNLDEVKSLVSDIQWSRFRLIEGDIRHYDVCSEAVVGVDYVLHQAALGSVPRSIGDPITTNAVNVTGFLNMIQAAKEENVKNFVYAASSSTYGDHPALPKVEETIGNPLSPYAVTKYVNELYAGVYERTYNFNSIGLRYFNVFGKRQDPNGAYAAVIPRWITAMMEGVAVTINGDGETSRDFCFIENVIQVNIVSALSTEPGSRIYNVAFGEQNSLNVLAGLIKNKIEFFTGRKCLSRFEYQSFRNGDVRHSLAAIDKAVYELGYAPPSSLNEGLDLTIKWYLERDRAVIEEES from the coding sequence ATGTCTCGTTACGATGATGTGAAAGCACAGTTAAAGCAAGATCCGAAGATTTGGCTTATTACTGGTGTCGCGGGTTTTATCGGCTCCAATTTGTTAGAGGCTTTGCTTAAGCTTGAACAAACTGTTATAGGCCTTGATAACTTTTCTACAGGTCATCAACGAAACTTAGATGAAGTCAAAAGTTTAGTTAGTGATATTCAGTGGAGCAGGTTTCGGCTTATCGAGGGCGATATTCGACACTATGATGTCTGTAGTGAGGCGGTTGTAGGTGTTGATTATGTGTTACATCAGGCTGCACTTGGTTCAGTACCTCGGTCGATTGGTGATCCGATTACGACAAATGCTGTGAATGTTACTGGCTTCCTGAATATGATTCAGGCTGCAAAAGAAGAAAATGTTAAAAACTTTGTTTACGCAGCAAGTAGCTCAACATATGGTGATCATCCCGCTCTGCCCAAAGTAGAAGAAACTATTGGTAATCCATTATCGCCTTATGCGGTAACCAAATATGTTAATGAACTTTATGCTGGGGTATATGAGCGCACTTATAATTTTAATTCTATTGGTCTTCGTTACTTTAATGTGTTTGGTAAACGTCAGGATCCCAATGGAGCTTATGCTGCGGTTATTCCTAGATGGATAACTGCAATGATGGAAGGCGTTGCTGTAACAATTAATGGGGATGGGGAAACCAGCAGAGATTTTTGTTTCATCGAAAATGTTATCCAAGTGAATATTGTTTCTGCACTAAGTACTGAGCCTGGTTCGCGTATTTATAATGTTGCGTTCGGAGAACAGAATTCACTTAATGTGCTGGCAGGTTTGATAAAGAATAAAATAGAGTTCTTTACAGGTCGTAAGTGTCTGTCACGTTTTGAGTATCAAAGCTTTAGAAACGGTGATGTCCGGCATTCATTAGCTGCAATTGATAAAGCTGTTTATGAATTGGGCTATGCTCCACCTTCATCTCTCAATGAAGGTTTGGATTTAACAATTAAGTGGTATTTAGAGCGCGATAGAGCTGTGATTGAGGAGGAGTCGTGA
- the neuC gene encoding UDP-N-acetylglucosamine 2-epimerase produces the protein MKKVCVVVASRANYGRIKSVLSAIQAHPDLQLQLIVSASALLYRFGQVVDVIEADGFEVSAKIYTIVEGENLTTMAKSVGLGVLELSTHFENLEPDIVLTVADRFETMATALAASYMNIRVAHTQGGELTGSIDESVRHAITKLSHYHFVATDLSRERVVRMGEDKDYVFNTGCPAIDAIASLNLGLPEGFFEANGGSGHVIDQTKPYVVVLQHPVTTEFGDGFSQINQTLNAIAALGTQVVWLWPNVDAGSDDISKGLRVFREKNPDVCVRFYRNFSVEDYARLINGSECIIGNSSSGIRESAFLGVPAVNIGTRQNARERAANVHDVGYDSAEILAAVRKQQLHGRYEPSYLYGDGESGERIAEKLVLIDPPIQKTLTY, from the coding sequence ATGAAAAAGGTATGTGTTGTTGTTGCAAGTCGAGCGAATTATGGGCGAATAAAGTCAGTTTTAAGTGCGATTCAAGCGCATCCTGATCTACAGTTGCAATTAATTGTCAGTGCATCCGCTTTATTATATAGGTTTGGGCAGGTTGTTGATGTAATTGAAGCGGATGGGTTTGAAGTTTCAGCTAAAATCTACACGATAGTAGAGGGGGAAAACCTCACTACTATGGCGAAGTCTGTTGGTTTGGGGGTGCTTGAGCTATCTACTCACTTTGAAAATCTTGAGCCTGATATCGTACTGACAGTAGCTGATAGATTTGAGACGATGGCTACAGCTTTGGCTGCTTCTTATATGAATATAAGAGTTGCGCATACTCAGGGTGGGGAGTTGACGGGCTCGATTGATGAGAGTGTGAGGCATGCGATAACAAAGCTATCGCACTATCATTTTGTAGCTACTGATTTGTCGCGTGAACGGGTTGTTAGGATGGGAGAAGATAAAGACTACGTATTCAATACAGGATGTCCTGCGATTGATGCGATAGCATCTCTTAATCTAGGCTTGCCAGAGGGCTTTTTTGAGGCTAACGGTGGTAGCGGACATGTTATTGATCAGACAAAGCCTTATGTCGTTGTCCTTCAGCATCCAGTAACTACAGAGTTTGGCGACGGTTTTTCTCAGATAAATCAAACATTAAATGCTATTGCTGCCCTTGGGACACAAGTTGTGTGGTTATGGCCAAATGTTGATGCTGGATCTGATGATATATCTAAAGGTCTACGGGTTTTCCGGGAGAAAAACCCAGATGTTTGTGTAAGGTTTTATCGTAATTTCTCCGTTGAAGACTACGCTCGACTAATAAATGGTAGCGAATGCATTATTGGCAATTCTTCTAGCGGAATTCGAGAATCTGCGTTTTTGGGTGTACCTGCAGTTAATATTGGTACTCGGCAAAATGCTCGTGAAAGGGCGGCTAACGTTCATGATGTGGGATATGATTCGGCTGAAATATTAGCGGCAGTTAGAAAGCAGCAACTCCATGGGCGATATGAGCCCTCTTATCTATATGGGGATGGGGAAAGTGGAGAGAGAATTGCGGAAAAGCTGGTGTTAATAGATCCCCCAATACAAAAGACTTTGACTTATTAG
- a CDS encoding N-acetylneuraminate synthase family protein produces MSKCEIIAEIGQAHDGSLGILLSLIDAAADSGVDTVKFQVHIAECESSVHDEFRVKFSPADDTRKDYWKRMELTEEQWAVVKARCEEKGCGFLATPFSVEAIEMLERIGCPRYKVGSGDVTNELFLRRLAETKKPIILSSGLSTLQEVESAVRIIEMYGCTDYMVLQCTSEYPVPPSRWGLKQMLVLKEKLSCKVGLSDHSGTAYAGLAAVSIGASAVEVHITFSKKMFGPDALASLELRELKMLVEGAAAISEAFTSDFDKEQFAESNQRMRIIFGRSLVARRELMAGSVLTIEDLEAVKPSGFGLPPTQLDELVGKEMACDVEKGGFITEECLV; encoded by the coding sequence GTGAGTAAGTGTGAGATTATTGCGGAGATTGGCCAGGCTCATGATGGCAGTTTAGGCATTCTTTTGTCTCTAATTGATGCAGCAGCAGATAGTGGCGTAGATACGGTGAAATTCCAGGTTCATATTGCTGAGTGTGAAAGCTCGGTTCATGATGAGTTTCGAGTGAAGTTTTCACCAGCTGATGATACTCGTAAAGATTATTGGAAAAGAATGGAGCTGACTGAAGAGCAGTGGGCAGTTGTCAAAGCTCGATGTGAAGAGAAAGGGTGTGGTTTTTTGGCGACTCCTTTTTCTGTTGAAGCTATCGAAATGTTAGAGCGTATTGGGTGCCCAAGGTACAAAGTAGGTTCTGGCGATGTAACAAATGAGTTGTTTCTGCGTCGTTTGGCTGAAACAAAAAAACCAATAATCCTGTCGAGTGGTCTTAGTACACTTCAGGAAGTGGAAAGCGCTGTTCGAATTATAGAAATGTACGGGTGTACAGATTATATGGTTTTACAGTGTACTTCTGAGTATCCGGTGCCTCCTAGTCGCTGGGGTTTAAAGCAGATGCTTGTTTTGAAAGAGAAGTTATCTTGCAAGGTTGGTTTGTCGGATCATTCTGGTACGGCTTATGCTGGGCTTGCTGCCGTTTCAATTGGTGCTTCAGCGGTAGAAGTGCATATTACATTTAGTAAGAAGATGTTTGGCCCGGATGCGTTAGCTTCATTAGAGCTTAGAGAATTGAAGATGTTGGTTGAGGGGGCTGCAGCAATTTCTGAAGCATTTACTTCTGATTTTGATAAAGAGCAGTTTGCTGAGTCAAATCAGCGTATGAGAATAATTTTTGGACGTTCTTTGGTCGCTCGAAGAGAATTGATGGCAGGAAGTGTTTTGACAATAGAAGATTTGGAAGCCGTTAAGCCCTCAGGCTTTGGTCTTCCACCTACTCAATTAGATGAGCTTGTAGGTAAGGAAATGGCATGTGATGTGGAAAAGGGCGGCTTTATCACTGAGGAATGTTTAGTATGA
- a CDS encoding class I SAM-dependent methyltransferase, translating to MKNKISGDTSNFDQSWRTRKEAKYNHWSRGNPANQIQFAFKNHFEVFSSLIGELSKTKGKSLEVGCGRGSLSSFFAEDGWECTLLDYSPSVIETAKDVFETNGHSAEFITGDANELPFEDETFDVTSSIGLLEHFEDVSRVMSEQVRVLKKDGWFLGYVVPERPDNVQRYFNWINSGLKLMSKLVGSRKGSQVEKPDIYRSDFSSEFYLRALEGLSVKNITVFGMYPMPMVSHSPEFPFSLLPKPAEVFLTKVFGGAVAIRNRLYGKHGWICDEKNGQAFLVAFQKS from the coding sequence TTGAAAAACAAAATATCAGGTGATACTTCCAATTTTGATCAAAGTTGGCGAACAAGGAAAGAGGCTAAATATAATCATTGGTCAAGAGGTAATCCAGCGAATCAGATTCAATTCGCCTTTAAGAATCACTTCGAAGTCTTTTCTTCTTTAATCGGTGAGCTTTCAAAAACTAAAGGTAAGAGTTTGGAGGTCGGGTGTGGCCGTGGAAGTCTATCTAGCTTTTTTGCCGAAGATGGTTGGGAGTGCACACTTTTAGATTATAGTCCTTCGGTTATAGAGACTGCGAAAGATGTATTCGAAACTAATGGTCATTCTGCTGAGTTTATAACTGGCGATGCGAATGAGCTGCCATTTGAAGATGAGACTTTTGATGTGACTTCAAGTATTGGGTTACTTGAGCACTTCGAAGATGTTTCTAGGGTTATGAGTGAGCAAGTTAGGGTTCTAAAAAAAGATGGCTGGTTTTTGGGTTATGTCGTTCCAGAGCGGCCAGACAATGTTCAGCGCTACTTTAATTGGATTAACTCGGGCTTAAAGTTAATGTCTAAGCTTGTAGGGTCCAGGAAAGGTTCTCAAGTCGAGAAGCCTGATATTTATCGTAGCGATTTCAGTTCAGAGTTTTATTTACGAGCATTAGAAGGCTTGTCAGTAAAGAATATTACTGTATTTGGTATGTATCCAATGCCGATGGTTAGTCATAGTCCTGAGTTTCCATTTTCATTACTTCCAAAACCAGCTGAAGTGTTTTTGACAAAAGTTTTTGGTGGTGCTGTTGCAATCCGTAATAGGTTATACGGCAAACATGGATGGATATGTGATGAAAAGAATGGTCAGGCCTTTTTAGTTGCATTTCAAAAAAGCTAA
- a CDS encoding NAD(P)-dependent oxidoreductase: MLIVNLEPENFSQYSKEKLKELGSYLELDPSSNEFFSLKGQVDILIVRLGFMLDERFLDEFESLKVIVSATTGLNHIDLSAAEKKCIDVISLKGETEFLRTVTATAELTWGLLVAVSRNLISAAEDVTEGRWCRDAFKGTQLAGKTIGIIGYGRLGSIIAEYAKAFRMRVIVNDVRDDVESIPLELLLKDSDVVTVHVDYNVSNECMFSDAEFSMMKDTAVFLNTSRGELVDEEALERAIVNHEIAGAAIDVLSGEASLTCYSDNRLIQLAAATDRLIVTPHIGGATFESMANAEDFVVDKLINHISQPS; this comes from the coding sequence ATGTTAATCGTAAATCTTGAACCGGAAAATTTTTCTCAATATTCGAAAGAAAAACTAAAAGAGTTAGGCAGCTATTTAGAGCTTGACCCCAGTAGTAATGAGTTTTTTAGCCTTAAAGGTCAAGTTGATATCTTAATTGTCCGTCTTGGGTTTATGCTTGATGAGCGCTTTTTGGATGAGTTTGAATCACTAAAAGTAATTGTTTCAGCTACAACGGGGCTAAATCATATTGATTTATCTGCCGCTGAAAAAAAGTGTATTGATGTAATATCTCTCAAGGGTGAAACTGAATTTTTAAGGACAGTGACAGCAACAGCTGAACTAACATGGGGGCTATTAGTAGCGGTGTCCCGTAATCTTATAAGTGCTGCAGAGGATGTAACTGAAGGCCGATGGTGTAGGGATGCGTTTAAGGGAACTCAGTTAGCCGGTAAAACAATAGGTATTATTGGTTATGGACGACTTGGAAGTATTATAGCTGAGTATGCGAAAGCTTTTCGCATGCGAGTGATAGTCAATGATGTAAGAGATGATGTAGAAAGCATCCCATTAGAGCTTCTTTTAAAGGATTCTGACGTAGTGACCGTTCATGTCGATTATAACGTCAGCAACGAGTGTATGTTTAGCGATGCAGAGTTCTCTATGATGAAAGATACTGCTGTATTTTTAAATACATCGAGAGGTGAACTTGTTGATGAAGAAGCTTTGGAGAGGGCGATAGTTAATCATGAGATTGCTGGGGCCGCGATTGATGTTTTGAGTGGGGAGGCTAGTTTGACTTGCTATTCTGATAATCGGTTAATTCAATTAGCGGCTGCAACTGATCGGTTAATTGTTACCCCACATATCGGAGGTGCTACCTTCGAATCAATGGCGAATGCTGAGGATTTCGTTGTTGATAAATTAATTAATCATATTAGTCAACCATCATAA
- a CDS encoding dihydrodipicolinate synthase family protein → MLKGIIPVTVVPMTAKSEPDVDGIHNLSDFLIDRGVGGFWSLGSASEDINMSFRQKVEVAREIDRSVNGRVPVIMGTGLTSIPDILEYASQLDGCNFHGLHVLPYDVKMGDSRLINLIETLADELPWPVWLYHNPKRGKPFSDNVISVVKEHSNVGGMKIGGYNLSELTGALLHKSESFDVIGAGGGQLFQMLSMGAEAHTTSEASVFPEPFIELYRLFKEGSSDAALTLQHRLIELSRSMPRTDNGEHSAEEKYMLMLRGVCDEYVNSLYRTLSDSEKYKLKRSLISFGFEWAE, encoded by the coding sequence ATGCTAAAAGGAATAATCCCTGTCACAGTTGTACCTATGACGGCTAAGTCAGAGCCTGATGTTGATGGAATACATAACTTATCTGATTTTTTGATCGATCGCGGTGTAGGCGGTTTTTGGTCATTGGGGTCTGCAAGTGAAGATATAAATATGTCTTTTCGTCAGAAAGTTGAAGTTGCGCGTGAAATAGATCGGTCGGTGAATGGCCGGGTTCCGGTAATTATGGGAACAGGTTTGACTTCTATTCCTGATATTCTTGAGTATGCGTCTCAGCTGGACGGTTGTAATTTTCATGGACTTCATGTTTTGCCTTATGACGTTAAGATGGGGGATAGTCGCTTAATTAATCTTATAGAGACACTCGCAGATGAGCTTCCTTGGCCAGTCTGGTTATATCATAACCCGAAGCGGGGAAAGCCATTCAGCGATAATGTAATATCCGTTGTAAAAGAGCATTCGAATGTTGGTGGAATGAAAATCGGAGGCTACAACTTGTCTGAGTTAACAGGTGCTTTACTGCATAAATCAGAATCTTTTGATGTGATTGGCGCAGGAGGTGGCCAGTTATTTCAGATGCTATCAATGGGAGCCGAAGCTCATACGACAAGCGAAGCATCAGTTTTTCCAGAGCCTTTTATTGAATTATATCGTTTATTTAAAGAAGGAAGCTCTGACGCTGCATTGACGTTACAACATCGATTAATAGAGTTGTCTAGGTCAATGCCAAGAACTGATAATGGAGAGCACAGTGCTGAAGAGAAGTATATGTTAATGCTTCGTGGCGTATGTGATGAATATGTTAATTCTCTTTATCGTACTTTATCTGATAGCGAGAAATATAAATTGAAAAGAAGTTTAATATCATTTGGTTTTGAGTGGGCTGAATGA
- a CDS encoding cytidylyltransferase domain-containing protein, which produces MIVDALIPAKMTSQRILEKNFAFVGEHRLIDYAMNTAKCVKSFRNVYVSSESDRILSHVTKCGGRRALKRPLELSHPDVKNIDVIYHFLTTTYVGESLPDYVVLLQPSHPFRVPADLELALNCITASDSNVNVCYAITSQDENDSSEVFVRFDGNPQLINTGAFYILKTKEFLAQRTIKLNDAWGLKISHPNFEVDIDEVDDLDAARRIYTENKLDLDRLGILP; this is translated from the coding sequence ATGATTGTAGATGCTTTAATACCTGCAAAAATGACTTCTCAGCGTATTTTGGAGAAAAATTTCGCGTTTGTTGGTGAACACCGTTTAATAGATTACGCGATGAATACTGCTAAATGTGTTAAATCATTCCGGAATGTATACGTAAGTTCAGAATCGGACCGTATTTTGTCACATGTGACAAAATGCGGTGGGCGGCGAGCGCTTAAGCGTCCGTTGGAACTGTCGCATCCTGATGTGAAAAATATAGATGTGATATATCATTTCCTGACGACTACATATGTTGGTGAATCTCTTCCTGATTATGTGGTGTTGCTTCAGCCATCGCATCCTTTTCGAGTACCTGCAGATTTAGAGTTAGCACTTAATTGTATTACTGCATCTGATTCAAACGTGAATGTTTGTTATGCGATAACGTCCCAAGATGAAAATGATAGCAGTGAAGTTTTTGTTCGTTTTGATGGTAACCCTCAGCTTATTAATACTGGTGCATTTTATATACTTAAAACGAAAGAGTTTTTAGCTCAGAGAACTATAAAGCTAAATGATGCATGGGGGCTAAAAATATCACACCCAAATTTTGAAGTCGATATTGATGAAGTAGATGACCTTGATGCAGCTCGAAGAATATACACAGAAAATAAATTAGATCTAGATCGATTAGGCATATTACCTTGA